A window of the Serratia sarumanii genome harbors these coding sequences:
- the ecpA gene encoding common pilus major fimbrillin subunit EcpA: protein MKKMTLALAIVSAFAAVSTAQAADVTAQALATWSATAKKDTTSKLVVTPIGSLTFNYAEGIKGFNSQKGLFDVTVEGDTTATAFKLTSKLVSNTLTQLDTSGSTLEVGVNYNGAAVEKTAETTMIDTTAGILGGNLSALSNAYNQAGRTSAQDQFTFSIIGATSNGTTAVTDFSTLPEGIWSGDVSVEFNATWTS from the coding sequence ATGAAGAAAATGACACTGGCTCTGGCGATCGTTTCCGCCTTTGCAGCGGTCAGCACTGCTCAAGCCGCCGACGTTACCGCTCAGGCGTTGGCAACCTGGTCTGCGACCGCCAAGAAAGACACCACCAGCAAACTGGTTGTGACGCCGATTGGCAGCCTGACCTTCAACTATGCAGAAGGCATTAAGGGTTTCAACAGTCAGAAAGGCCTGTTTGACGTCACCGTGGAAGGCGATACCACGGCCACCGCTTTCAAACTGACCTCAAAACTGGTCTCCAATACGCTGACTCAGCTGGATACTTCCGGTTCTACGCTGGAAGTCGGGGTGAACTACAACGGTGCTGCGGTAGAGAAAACGGCTGAAACCACCATGATCGACACCACCGCCGGCATTTTGGGCGGCAATCTGAGCGCCCTGTCCAACGCCTATAACCAGGCCGGCCGCACCAGCGCGCAGGATCAATTCACCTTCAGCATCATCGGCGCGACGTCAAACGGCACCACCGCCGTTACGGATTTCAGCACGTTGCCGGAAGGTATCTGGAGCGGCGACGTCAGCGTCGAGTTCAACGCGACCTGGACTTCCTAA